In a genomic window of Bordetella petrii:
- a CDS encoding JAB domain-containing protein: MEHVNHNAALGYDNMNAGQTLYVRSPSGRYQAATDSHVLAAARVAAESLIGDRADMGNPNAVKHYFQAKLSGMGHEVAAVLYLNSQFKVIRYMEMSHGTLTQASVYPREIVKTALRLDAAAIIMSHNHPSGIPEPSEADLALTRHLKHALALVDVRLVDHIIVTGQNTTSLAERGQV; the protein is encoded by the coding sequence ATGGAACACGTTAACCACAATGCAGCTTTGGGCTATGACAACATGAACGCAGGGCAGACGCTTTATGTGCGTAGCCCCTCGGGTCGGTATCAGGCCGCGACCGATTCGCACGTATTGGCCGCCGCCAGGGTCGCCGCTGAAAGTTTGATCGGTGACCGGGCAGACATGGGAAACCCGAACGCCGTCAAACACTATTTTCAGGCCAAACTATCGGGCATGGGACACGAGGTCGCCGCTGTACTGTACTTGAACAGCCAGTTTAAGGTGATCCGTTACATGGAAATGAGCCATGGCACGCTGACGCAGGCCAGCGTATATCCGCGCGAAATCGTAAAAACGGCGCTTCGCCTAGATGCTGCTGCCATCATCATGTCTCATAACCATCCCAGCGGTATACCTGAACCCAGCGAAGCCGATTTGGCACTGACGCGGCACTTAAAACATGCTTTGGCGTTGGTTGATGTTCGTTTGGTGGATCACATTATCGTGACCGGGCAGAACACCACTTCGCTAGCGGAACGAGGCCAGGTGTAA
- a CDS encoding DsbE family thiol:disulfide interchange protein yields MRSRFVWPLIGFIVLVGFLAFGLTLKPSEVPSPLIDKLAPDFTLPRLAAPEHAFSPRSMQGKVWLLNVWASWCYPCLEEHPVITDLATTHALPIVGLNYKDIPADAISWLERNGNAFESVVSDQQGAVGIDYGVYGVPETYVIDKEGFIRYKHIGALSYSEARDTILPLVRELQK; encoded by the coding sequence ATGAGGAGTCGCTTTGTATGGCCGTTGATCGGTTTCATTGTGCTGGTCGGCTTCCTGGCTTTTGGCTTGACCCTGAAGCCCAGTGAAGTACCTTCACCCTTAATCGACAAGCTCGCACCCGATTTCACGCTGCCAAGACTGGCAGCTCCCGAACACGCCTTCTCGCCCCGGTCCATGCAAGGCAAAGTATGGTTGTTGAATGTTTGGGCATCTTGGTGCTACCCCTGTCTTGAAGAACATCCCGTCATTACAGATCTGGCCACCACGCATGCTTTGCCTATCGTTGGCCTCAACTACAAAGACATCCCCGCAGACGCAATTTCGTGGTTAGAGCGCAATGGCAATGCCTTTGAGTCCGTCGTATCCGACCAGCAAGGAGCCGTGGGTATCGACTATGGCGTCTATGGCGTACCCGAAACGTACGTTATCGATAAAGAGGGTTTCATCCGCTACAAACATATCGGCGCACTCAGCTACAGCGAGGCACGCGACACCATCTTGCCCTTGGTACGGGAGCTTCAGAAATGA